A DNA window from Amycolatopsis sp. DSM 110486 contains the following coding sequences:
- a CDS encoding trans-aconitate 2-methyltransferase, which yields MWDPAKYLDYADLRARPFYDLIGRISSDAPRRVVDLGCGPGNLTLDLGRRWPGATLEALDSSPEMVDAARSRGVDAHVADVREWAPRSDTDVVVSNAVLQWVPGHDDLLRRWVSQLPSGAVLAVQVPGNFGAPSHRITRELAASPAWSSRLASLVLRENEAVSSPLEYASLLADAGCLVDAWETTYMQRLAGENAVLEWITGTALRPIRAALPDDDWASFRAELAPLLDEAYPPRADGTTWFEFRRIFFIARIP from the coding sequence ATGTGGGATCCGGCCAAGTACCTCGACTACGCGGACCTCCGGGCCCGCCCCTTCTACGACCTGATCGGGCGAATCTCGTCCGACGCGCCCCGCCGCGTCGTCGACCTGGGCTGCGGCCCGGGCAACCTCACGCTCGACCTGGGCCGCCGCTGGCCCGGCGCTACGCTGGAGGCCCTGGACAGCTCACCGGAGATGGTGGACGCCGCCCGCTCTCGCGGAGTGGACGCGCACGTCGCCGATGTACGCGAGTGGGCGCCGCGCTCGGACACGGACGTGGTGGTCTCCAACGCGGTGCTCCAGTGGGTGCCGGGCCACGACGACCTGCTGCGCCGCTGGGTCTCGCAGCTGCCCTCGGGTGCCGTGCTGGCCGTGCAGGTGCCGGGCAACTTCGGTGCCCCGTCGCACCGCATCACGCGCGAGCTGGCGGCCTCCCCGGCGTGGTCCTCGCGCCTGGCTTCCCTCGTTCTGCGGGAGAACGAGGCGGTGTCGTCGCCCCTGGAGTACGCCTCCCTGCTGGCCGACGCGGGCTGCCTCGTCGACGCCTGGGAGACGACGTACATGCAGCGCCTGGCCGGCGAGAACGCCGTGCTGGAGTGGATCACCGGCACCGCCCTGCGCCCCATCCGCGCCGCCCTCCCGGACGACGACTGGGCGTCCTTCCGCGCCGAGCTGGCCCCGCTCCTCGACGAGGCCTACCCGCCCCGCGCGGACGGCACGACGTGGTTCGAGTTCCGTCGCATCTTCTTCATCGCGCGGATCCCCTGA